GCTTCCTTGCTGTTGCTGCTGTCCACGCTGATCTGCACGCTGTCGAAATGCTGGTCGCTTTCTACCGTGGACGCGCTGGCGTTCTTGAACACTTGCACGCCGTTCGCGTCATCGGTGCCCACCGTGTAGGTGGCATGGCTGGCGTCGGCGCTCAGGGTCGGCGCCTGGTTTTGCGCTTCGGCCTGGGCCGAGGTATCGGCCGCCGTGGCGACTGCCGCCGCATCGAACATCATCCGGGGTTCAAGGGCCAGCGCCAGGGTGTGCGGGCGTGGGGAGCGGGGCAGAGTGGGCGCGGTCATGGCGAGATCCTTGGCGGAAAATGGAGGCGTGGGCATTACTCGATCAGCCGCGCATAACGCTCATGCTTGATCTTGTCGGCGATGTTCTTGAGCAGGGTGTCGATCTGGTCCTCACCTTCGGCGAAGTCTTCGGCGTCGGCGAACACCATGTTCTTGTCGCCGTTGGTGCAGACCCGCAGGCCGGGGCCGGCGACGCGGTCGAACAGTTGGCGGCCGAAGTTCTGCGGGTCACCGGGGCGCACGCCGATGAAGTAGAACTTGAGGTTGCGCTGGCGAAAGCTGTCGCACAGGCGCGTGAAGCGGCGCCCGGCGACTTCCGTGGACGGCGTGGTATTGCTCTCGCCGTCGATGGCCTGGCCGACTTCGGCGTTGTAGCTGTCGGTGTCGAACCAGTCGCCGGTGGTGTTGGCGAGCATCACGATGATCTTCACGTTGTCGGCATTGCCGTCTTCGTTGAAGTCCAGGGGCAATTCGTTGTCGCCCCAGCCGTTGGCGCCGCGCATGTTCGGTGACAAGGCCGAGCCGGCCCAGCCCATCGCGATCGCGTAGTTGGTGTTGAAGCGGGTGCTGAGCAAGTCCAGGCGTTTGTCGATTTCTTCGCGGTCCTGGGTCAGGGGCAACAGGGCGGCATTGGGGCAGCCTCTATCGGCGACCATGAAGCGCGTATCGACCACGCCGTCGGCCTGGCCGAAATCCGGGTTGGGCCCACGCCAGGAAATCGCCGGCGCGCCCGGGCTGCCATTGACCGGCAGGTCGTGGCGGTAGTGGATCTTGAATTGCCCGGCCGGTGGTTGATCCCAGTAGTAATTCTGGCCCAGGCCGAGGCCGCGGTAGACACACAGCAGGTTGGCACGCCGGTCGGGGATGCGCCGGTCCGCCAGGCTGCTGTAGCCGGTGCGGAACAGGCTGCGCAGTTCAATCGGGTTGAGCGCGCCCGGCGCCGCCCAGCGGTTGATGCGCTGCGGGTCCTTGGGGTCGTAGACGTTGACCGACTGGCTGTAGGGGATCAGTGACAGCCACACCTTGGCGTCGCTGTCTTCGTTGCTGTCTTCCCCCAGCAAGTTACCGGCGAAGGATTTGCCCAGGCGACGCAGGGCGGCAAGGTTGGGCGTGGTTTCACTCAGGGTGGTGGGCAGGATCAGCGCCACTTCGGTGGGCCGTGACACCACTTCAACGGTGGAATGCACGTGCTGCTGGCGTCGCTCGCCACCGATCAATACGGCCTGGGCGTGCAGGCTGACTTCCACGCGCAAGGTCAGAGGCTTTTCATCGCCACCGCCGGCGCTGCTGACCTTCAGCGAGTCGTACTCCAGTTGCTCGAACAGGTCGCTGTCCATGCCCAGGTTGTTCTGCACGTAGCCCCAGGCGATTTTTTTCAACTCGGCCGGCGTGCTGCGGCTGTCCATCAACTGCTGGTTGCCGATGGCGATGGCGGCGGCGTCGGTGGCGCGTTTGACCTGGGCGGCGTTGTTGGTCATGCGCAACAGGTCGATGGCGTAGGCAGTAGCGAGCAGGGCGCCACCGATGGCCAATACCATGAACGGTCCAACGCCGCCGTGTTGATCGCGGCAGAGGCGCTTGAGGGTGTTTTTCATTTGGGCTTGACCACCGACAACACGTCGCAGGGCAGGTGCAGGCCTTCGTAGGCCAGGCCCGCGTTGACCAGCAGGCGCAACAACCATTGAGTGGGGAACCGGGAAAGCGGGCGTGTCATCGGGGGCTCATCGTGGGCTGCGCAAGTGGCGGCAAAGATAAGAACTATTCCCAACATCGGGCAATCACTGGTTCATTAAGAATGCTTAATACGGGGAGTGAAAGCGTGGCGGCCCGTGCATATTTGGATCTGCGTTTTTCAGGGACAGCGTGAGAACGATCACACTCAACCCGCATCCTCATCCAACCCCGCCTCCCGGGCCAATTGCTTGTCCAGCTCCGGCTCGTCATACAGCATGCGGCTGAACGCCAGTGCCTCGATGTCCTTGTCCATCAACAACCCGCTGCCCAGCAGCAACGTGTTGGTATTACGGCACAACTGCACCACCACCAATGAGCGCACGCTTGTGGTGGTGTTGCCATTGGCGTCATCGCTCGGCAGCTGTTCCTCGGGCAAGCCGCCGACGTAATGCTTGCCCTGGCTGTAACTGGGGCAGATCCCGGTGACGCTGCCGCGTTGCAGAGGCTTCCAGGTCATGTTGCGGTCCAGCGAGACCTTGCTGATCACCAGTTGATAATCACCCAGGATCTTTGGCGAAGCCGCCTGGCGCAGCAGGGCGTCGAGGCCGTCGCTGTCCAGTGTGGGTTGGGCGGCGAGGACCGAGGCGATGTTGTGGGCCGACTGTTCCATATAGGCCCGTGCCTGATGCACGTTGTACAGGTCGGCGCTGACCAGGGCGGTGCCGATCAGCAGGGGCAACACCAGGATGCCCTCCATCATGGCAACGCCGCGTTGGCGGCGGGGCAGGTTGCGCATCAACTGTCATCCTCGGTCGGGTCTTCGCTGGGCAGGTTGCCCAGCAGGTGGCGGTATTGGTACTGGAAGCCGCTGCCCAGCCCGAAGAGGCTGGGCAGCGGGGTGATGAAGGTCTGGCTGAGGTCGACGGTGATGCTCAGGATCGGCGGCGACTTAAAATTTTGCGCCTGTTCCTTCTGTTCTTCCGCGGTGGCGCTCTGGCGGTTCTGGCCGAACAGGTGCAGGTTGTCGAAGGGCAGCACGTCAATCTCCAGGTTGTCTTCGGTGAGAAAGCCATAGGAGTAGCTGAGCATGCGCGTCTCGATATCCGTTTGCAGGGTGTCGGCGCTTTTCAGGTAGAAGCTTTTCTCGGCACGAAAATCCTGCACCGCATGTTCCAGGGCCAGGCTGCCGATACCGATCACCATCGCAATGCGCGCCAGTTCGAACAGGATCATCACCGCAAACAACAGCACGGGGAGGATGAACGCGGTTTCGGTGGAGGTGACAGCGTCCTGCCCGCGCCACAGACGTCTCAAGGCATTGGCCATCAGCGTTGCTCGGTCAGCACCAGGGGCCGCTGGCTGGCGGCAAGCAGTTCGCTGGCCAGCGGCGCGCCGTGGGTGATGCGCTCGCGGGTGGCCTGAAAGTCGCGCAGGATCGGTTCGGCGTAGCTGGGATCAAGACTTTCCAGCAGCACGCGGCGGGCGGTGTCGTCGTGACCCTCCAGCACGTAAGCCAGGGCCAGGTTGAGTTTCAGCGACGCTTCGCGGCTTTCCCGGGGCTGGTTGAGCAGGCCGATGGCCTTGGCGCTGTCGCCGCTGGCCAGCCAGTTGAGGGCCAGGTTATTGGTGGCGGCGACATTCGACGGGTCGATGGCCAAGGCTTTTTCAAACGCGTCGCGTGCGGCCTGGTTCTGCCCCTGGATATTCAGCGCTACGCCCAGGCCGTTGAGGTTTTGCGGGTTGTCGGGCTCGACATCAAGGGCGCACTGGAAGTCCTTGGCTGCCAGCGCTGCGCCGCCCATGGCCAGGCGCGCACGGGCCAGGCCGCTGCACAGGGCCACACGCTGGTCGCCGGGCATGGCTTGCAGGTTGCCGCCCAGTTCCTGGCGCGCCCGGTCGTACAGCGCGAAGGTCTCGCGTGGCGAGCGTACTTGGGCCGCAACGCTGGCGTATTCGATCAGGTACACGCCCTTGAGCTGCTGGCGCTGGTCCATGCGCTCATAGATTTCATAGGCGCCCGGCAGGCGCCCGTTGTCGCGTAGCACACGGGCCAGGCGCAGGGCTTCCTTGGCTTCTTTGCTGTCGAGGCTGGCGACGGCGCCGGTATCACGGTGAAGGGAGGGCAGGCTGCTGCAACCGCTGAGGGTCAACAGGCTGAGCAACAGCGCGGCGGGCAGGGCACGGGACATGGCGGTAGGGCTCCGAAAAAACAAGGTCAACTGCCCAGCAGGCGGATGATGCGAACCATCGCCGGGGCGCCCATCATCGCGATGATCGGCGGCAGGATCAGGGTCATCAGCGGTACGCTGAGTTGCGCCGGCAACTTGCCGGCCTTTTCTTCAAGGTTGAGGATCAGGGTCTTGCGGCTTTCATCGGCAATCGTGCGCAGCGCCTGGGACAATGGCGTGCCGTAGCGTTCGGCCTGGATCAGGGTCGCGACCATCACTTCCACGCTGCGTACGCCAGTGCGTTCGGCGAGGTTGAGCAAGGCTTTGGGGCGGTCGCTGAGGATCTGCAGTTCGGCCTGGGTGTAGCGCAGCTCATCGGCCATTTCCACGGCGGACAGGCTGATCTCGCGGGCCACCACTTGCAGCACACGGCCCAGCGGCAGGCCGGCTTCGGCGCAGATCACCATCAAGTCCAGGGCGTCCGGCAGGCTGCGGTCCAGGCGTGCGCCACGGCGGCCGGCGCGAACCTTGAGCCACAACTCCGGCAATGTGGCGCCGACAAACAACGCGATCAGGCCGCCGGCGATACCGTTCAGGCTCATGCGCGAGCCGGGTTCCAGCACACCGAACAGCACGCCGCAGAGCAACGCCAGGCCCAAGGTGTATTTGCCACTCATCAACAGGCCCAGGGCTTCGCGACTGCGAAAACCGGCCATGCCCAGCAGGCGGCGCAAGTGTTCGCGGTCGCTGGCGGTGCCGGCGAGTTGGTCGCCGACTCGGGCAACCGGCACAAGCAACGCGCGCAGGCGTGGTGACAGTTGCAGGCCCTGGCCGCGCACAATGGTGTCGTCGACCGCTGCGGCATCGGCGTTCTTTTTGCCCAGGCGCAGCGCCAAACCATCGGGCCGCTGTTGACGGTAAGCACCGATCAGCGCAACGCCCACACCGCACAACAGCAGGCCCAGGGCGCCTTGGGCGAAGGGATCATCGAGTAGGTTCATAGGACTCTGCGCACCATCATGTGGGTGATCAACAGGCCCAGGGTCACGCTGCCGAACGCATAGAACAGCACGCTGTTGCCGGTGGGGTCGTTAAGCAGGAAGTGAAAGTCCTTGGGTGAATTGACGTACATGTAGCCCAGGGACAGTGGCACCAGTGCGCCGACAATCTTCGCCGAGGCGCGGGCTTCGGAGGTCTTGGCCTGGATCTTCAGTTGCAACTCATGGCGCTCGCGCAGGGTGGCTGACAACCGATCCAGGGTCTCGCCCAGGCGCCCGCCGGCCTCTTGGTTGATGATCAGGATCACCGCGAAAAACCGGTACTCGTTCAGCGGTACGCGCAGGGTCGAGTCCTGCATCACCTGGCGCAGTGGTACGCCCAGGCGCAGCCAGTTGTCGATCAGGGCAAATTCCACCGCGAGCGGGCCGGGGATGTTTTCCGCCACCAGGGTGAACGCGTTGCTGATCGGCACGCCGGCACGGGCGGTGCGGGTGATGGCGTCGATGGCCTGGGGCAGGCTCAACTTGAGTTCCTTGAGGTGCTTGCCCAGTGCGTTGCGGTACAGCACATTGCCGATGCCAAAGAATGCCAGCAGCCCGAACAGGCTGCCGAACAGCAGCGGCATTGGGGTGTCGCGGCCCAGAACAACGGCGATCATCAGGCTGCACAAACTCAGCAAAATAATGCGCATGCGCAAGGTCTTGTGCCATCCCAGTACCCGCAGGTCGAGCCACACTCGTGCAATGGCGGGGCCGAGCAGTGGCAGGTTGGCGAGCGGCGGGTTTTCCAGTTCACGCAGCACGTCTTCGGCCTCGGCCAGTTGCCCGGTAGACCTGGCGGCCAAAGCTTCATGACTGTCGAACAGGGCCTTGAGGCGTTCCAGGCGCAAGCGGTTGGCCTCGGCGCTCTGGCGCTTGCCGTTGAGGCTACGCGCCACCAGGAAGCCCAGCAGCACCAACACAAATATCAGCAGGGTGAACAGGTCGAGAAGGGCGTCCATCAATAGTGCCCTTCAAACAAGTGAGCATGGCTGGTGTAGAACTGAGGGCGTTGGCCGCTGGCGACAAATTCGCCGACCAGGGTGCCCTTGGCGTCGACGCTGGTAGTCTTGAAACCGAACAATTCCTGGGTCTGGATCACGTCGTTTTCCATGCCGCAGATTTCCGTGATCGACACCACGCGTCGGGCGCCGTCGCGCATGCGCTCGATCTGCACGATCAGGTTGACCGCACTGGCGATCTGGCGCCGGATCGCTTCCAGGGGCAGTTGCATGCTCGCCATCATCACCATGTTTTCCATGCGCATGATGGCGTCGCGCGGGGTGTTGGAGTGCACGGTACACAGCGAGCCGTCGTGGCCGGTGTTCATCGCCTGGAGCATGTCGAAGCTTTCACCGCCGCGCACTTCGCCGAGGATGATGCGGTCGGGGCGCATCCGCAGGGCGTTGCGCACCAGGTCGCGCTGGTCGACCTTGCCGGTGCCTTCGGCGCTGACCGGGCGGGTTTCCAGGCGCACTACGTGGACCTGTTGCAGTTGCAGTTCAGCGGCGTCTTCGATGGTGATGATGCGGTCGGCGTCGCTGATCTTCTGTGACAACGCGTTGAGCAAGGTGGTCTTGCCCGCGCCGGTACCACCCGAGACGATGATATTGAGCTTGGCCAGCATTGCCCGTTGCAGCACCTCGGCCATTTGCGGCGACATGGCGCCGCGCTCGGCAAGGATCTCCAGGGACATGTTGCGGCGCATGAACTTACGGATCGAGATGGTGGTGCCGTCAATGGCCAGCGGGTAGGTGATGACGTTGACCCGGCTGCCGTCGGCCAGGCGCGCATCCACCATCGGGTGGCTTTCATCGATACGCCGGCCCACCGCGGCGGCGATGCGCTGGGCCGTGTTGAACACGTGTTCTTCATCGATAAAGGTGATGGGCGACAGCTCCAGCTTGCCGAAGCGTTCGACAAACACCTGGCCGGCACCGTTGACCAGGATGTCGTTGACCGAGTCATCGGCGAGCAACGGCTGGATCGGGCCGATGCCCACCATTTCGTTGAGCATCTCTTCGCCGATGCTTTCTTCTTCCTGGCGCGACAGCTGCAAGCGGTTGTCGTCGCAGATGCGGCGGATCACCGACTCGATCTGCACGCGCAGTTTGTCGCGGCCCAGGCTGGCAGCCTTGAGGGGGTCGATCTGGCCGTACAGCTGGCTGCGAATCAGCTTGCGATGGGCGATGGCGGTGAGGTCCACGGCCTTGCTTGCGTGGTTGCGCTGCACGCTGGTGGCGCGCACTTCCTGCTGGGTGGGCGCCGCCACCGGTGTTGGGGTCGGGCGCGCCTGGGGTTTTTTCGGTTGACGGATGAGCATGCTCGGGTCTCCTCGGCTCAGGCCGCTGTACGCGGGCGCCCGAGGGCGTGCTTCAAGCGGTTGATGATGCTCAGCGGGGTGCCGGAGCGTTTTGCCGGTGGGCGGCCGCAGGCCAGGTCGGCGAGGTCGAGCAGGGCATTTTCGAACGCAGGTACGCCCGCCAGGCTCAATGGCCCGCGCAACAGGCTTTGGCTCAACACCGTGCCGACATGGGGCAGCACCAGGTCGATGCGCCGCCCCACGAAGGCTTCGAACTGCGCCCGGTCAATCAGGCCCGCCCCGGCATTACGCGTCGGGTTGACCACCAGCAACAGGTGTTGGCCGCTGCTCTCATCACCGATTTCGCGCAGCAGGCGCAGGGTGTGGCGGGCGTCCTGCACGGTGAGGTCGGTGAGGATGATGCGGGTCTGGGCGTTGGCCAGCACCTCAAGGGCACCCGACGGACGCCCGGCGGGCAAGTCCCACAGCACCTGGTTGAACATGTGGCAGAGGTTGCCGCCCAGGTTCATCAGGTGGTCGGTGTCCAGCGCCGGCGCGGGCTGCAAGTTGGCTTCCTGGGCAAGCAGGAACAGGCGTTCGTTGATCTGGCCCATGGAGCGTTGCAGGAAGCGTGTGTCGATTTCTTCACTGCCCAGCACGGCGGTCAGTCCGGCTTCGCCTTCGTAACCGAGCAGCAACGCTTGGTCGCCGTTGGCGCGGTCGAAATCGACCACGGCGCAGTGGGTATGCCGTTGTTCCGAGAGCAGGCGCGCCAGGCCGCTGACCACGGTGCTGGTGCCCGCGCCGCCACTGGCGGCGGTGACGGCGATGGTGCGGCCGGTACGCGCGGGCAGGTGTTGTTCGCTGCCGGCGGCGCGGGTCAGGGTATCGGCCAACTGGTCCAGCGGCACCGGTTTGATCAGGTAGTCGAACAGCCCGTGGTGCAGCAAGGTGCGGTACAGGTTGACGTCCTGGCGGCTGCCCAAGGCGATGATCTGGCAGGCGGGGTCGCAGCTCTGGCTGAGTTCGTTGATCGCGTGCAACGGCAACGCTTCGTCATCCAGGTCGACCAGCAACAAGGCGGGGACCGGGTGAGCACGGGTCCATTTGATGGCGGCGGCAACGCCCCCGGCGCGCGCGCATTCGGCTGGGTAGCCAAGGCGCACCAAGTGCTCGCCGTAGAGCCGGGTTTGCTCGGGGTTGGCGGCGAACAGCAGCAGGTCCGGCAGGCTGCCTGGGGTTTGCGAGTGGTTCATGGCGTGGCTCCCGGGTCAGTTCTTGCTGAAGTCGATGTCGAGCAGTTCGCGCGGCTCATCGTCGTAGTAGCGGGTCACGCTGTTGACGGCGGTGTTGCCGTCGCCACTGTCCAGGGCCTGGGCGCGGGCCAGGTCACGGGGGTCGGCGACCATGCGCGCAATATTGGCGCGGTTGGCGCAGCCCAACTGGCCGGTGGCCTGGAACGGTTTGACGGTCCAGTTCTGGCCGTCGGCAACCGCGCAATCGGGCACCGTGACCACCATAGCTTCGGAGACCACTTGCAGGTCTTCGTCAGTGGCGTTGCCGGTGCGCAATTGCACCGGCGCGACGATGATCTGCTGGGCCGGTGTGCCGAGTTCGCGCAGGACCGTGGCCAGGCGCTTGCTCACCGTTTCACCGGCCGGGGTGAAGGGCCGCAGCGTCAGCGTCTGGTTATGCAGACGGCCCTGGCTGCGCAACAGGGTGTTGAGGTTGGCCAGGGAATCGGGCGTGAGGCTGCCGCCGGGGCTGGTGTGCAGCGCGGCCATCAGGGCTTGCGGCTTGACGCTGGGCGCTTGCGCTTGGTTATAGGGCTGGAAGCGGCTTTCACGCATCTTGTGGACCTGGTGGTCGCA
The genomic region above belongs to Pseudomonas sp. S35 and contains:
- a CDS encoding Tad domain-containing protein — its product is MKNTLKRLCRDQHGGVGPFMVLAIGGALLATAYAIDLLRMTNNAAQVKRATDAAAIAIGNQQLMDSRSTPAELKKIAWGYVQNNLGMDSDLFEQLEYDSLKVSSAGGGDEKPLTLRVEVSLHAQAVLIGGERRQQHVHSTVEVVSRPTEVALILPTTLSETTPNLAALRRLGKSFAGNLLGEDSNEDSDAKVWLSLIPYSQSVNVYDPKDPQRINRWAAPGALNPIELRSLFRTGYSSLADRRIPDRRANLLCVYRGLGLGQNYYWDQPPAGQFKIHYRHDLPVNGSPGAPAISWRGPNPDFGQADGVVDTRFMVADRGCPNAALLPLTQDREEIDKRLDLLSTRFNTNYAIAMGWAGSALSPNMRGANGWGDNELPLDFNEDGNADNVKIIVMLANTTGDWFDTDSYNAEVGQAIDGESNTTPSTEVAGRRFTRLCDSFRQRNLKFYFIGVRPGDPQNFGRQLFDRVAGPGLRVCTNGDKNMVFADAEDFAEGEDQIDTLLKNIADKIKHERYARLIE
- a CDS encoding pilus assembly protein, giving the protein MRNLPRRQRGVAMMEGILVLPLLIGTALVSADLYNVHQARAYMEQSAHNIASVLAAQPTLDSDGLDALLRQAASPKILGDYQLVISKVSLDRNMTWKPLQRGSVTGICPSYSQGKHYVGGLPEEQLPSDDANGNTTTSVRSLVVVQLCRNTNTLLLGSGLLMDKDIEALAFSRMLYDEPELDKQLAREAGLDEDAG
- a CDS encoding TadE family protein, with product MANALRRLWRGQDAVTSTETAFILPVLLFAVMILFELARIAMVIGIGSLALEHAVQDFRAEKSFYLKSADTLQTDIETRMLSYSYGFLTEDNLEIDVLPFDNLHLFGQNRQSATAEEQKEQAQNFKSPPILSITVDLSQTFITPLPSLFGLGSGFQYQYRHLLGNLPSEDPTEDDS
- a CDS encoding tetratricopeptide repeat protein; its protein translation is MSRALPAALLLSLLTLSGCSSLPSLHRDTGAVASLDSKEAKEALRLARVLRDNGRLPGAYEIYERMDQRQQLKGVYLIEYASVAAQVRSPRETFALYDRARQELGGNLQAMPGDQRVALCSGLARARLAMGGAALAAKDFQCALDVEPDNPQNLNGLGVALNIQGQNQAARDAFEKALAIDPSNVAATNNLALNWLASGDSAKAIGLLNQPRESREASLKLNLALAYVLEGHDDTARRVLLESLDPSYAEPILRDFQATRERITHGAPLASELLAASQRPLVLTEQR
- a CDS encoding type II secretion system F family protein: MNLLDDPFAQGALGLLLCGVGVALIGAYRQQRPDGLALRLGKKNADAAAVDDTIVRGQGLQLSPRLRALLVPVARVGDQLAGTASDREHLRRLLGMAGFRSREALGLLMSGKYTLGLALLCGVLFGVLEPGSRMSLNGIAGGLIALFVGATLPELWLKVRAGRRGARLDRSLPDALDLMVICAEAGLPLGRVLQVVAREISLSAVEMADELRYTQAELQILSDRPKALLNLAERTGVRSVEVMVATLIQAERYGTPLSQALRTIADESRKTLILNLEEKAGKLPAQLSVPLMTLILPPIIAMMGAPAMVRIIRLLGS
- a CDS encoding type II secretion system F family protein, with protein sequence MDALLDLFTLLIFVLVLLGFLVARSLNGKRQSAEANRLRLERLKALFDSHEALAARSTGQLAEAEDVLRELENPPLANLPLLGPAIARVWLDLRVLGWHKTLRMRIILLSLCSLMIAVVLGRDTPMPLLFGSLFGLLAFFGIGNVLYRNALGKHLKELKLSLPQAIDAITRTARAGVPISNAFTLVAENIPGPLAVEFALIDNWLRLGVPLRQVMQDSTLRVPLNEYRFFAVILIINQEAGGRLGETLDRLSATLRERHELQLKIQAKTSEARASAKIVGALVPLSLGYMYVNSPKDFHFLLNDPTGNSVLFYAFGSVTLGLLITHMMVRRVL
- a CDS encoding CpaF family protein produces the protein MLIRQPKKPQARPTPTPVAAPTQQEVRATSVQRNHASKAVDLTAIAHRKLIRSQLYGQIDPLKAASLGRDKLRVQIESVIRRICDDNRLQLSRQEEESIGEEMLNEMVGIGPIQPLLADDSVNDILVNGAGQVFVERFGKLELSPITFIDEEHVFNTAQRIAAAVGRRIDESHPMVDARLADGSRVNVITYPLAIDGTTISIRKFMRRNMSLEILAERGAMSPQMAEVLQRAMLAKLNIIVSGGTGAGKTTLLNALSQKISDADRIITIEDAAELQLQQVHVVRLETRPVSAEGTGKVDQRDLVRNALRMRPDRIILGEVRGGESFDMLQAMNTGHDGSLCTVHSNTPRDAIMRMENMVMMASMQLPLEAIRRQIASAVNLIVQIERMRDGARRVVSITEICGMENDVIQTQELFGFKTTSVDAKGTLVGEFVASGQRPQFYTSHAHLFEGHY
- a CDS encoding histidine kinase, with product MNHSQTPGSLPDLLLFAANPEQTRLYGEHLVRLGYPAECARAGGVAAAIKWTRAHPVPALLLVDLDDEALPLHAINELSQSCDPACQIIALGSRQDVNLYRTLLHHGLFDYLIKPVPLDQLADTLTRAAGSEQHLPARTGRTIAVTAASGGAGTSTVVSGLARLLSEQRHTHCAVVDFDRANGDQALLLGYEGEAGLTAVLGSEEIDTRFLQRSMGQINERLFLLAQEANLQPAPALDTDHLMNLGGNLCHMFNQVLWDLPAGRPSGALEVLANAQTRIILTDLTVQDARHTLRLLREIGDESSGQHLLLVVNPTRNAGAGLIDRAQFEAFVGRRIDLVLPHVGTVLSQSLLRGPLSLAGVPAFENALLDLADLACGRPPAKRSGTPLSIINRLKHALGRPRTAA
- a CDS encoding CpaD family pilus assembly lipoprotein; the protein is MSAIKPLLSVLAGALLLSGCDHQVHKMRESRFQPYNQAQAPSVKPQALMAALHTSPGGSLTPDSLANLNTLLRSQGRLHNQTLTLRPFTPAGETVSKRLATVLRELGTPAQQIIVAPVQLRTGNATDEDLQVVSEAMVVTVPDCAVADGQNWTVKPFQATGQLGCANRANIARMVADPRDLARAQALDSGDGNTAVNSVTRYYDDEPRELLDIDFSKN